One window of Watersipora subatra chromosome 3, tzWatSuba1.1, whole genome shotgun sequence genomic DNA carries:
- the LOC137390809 gene encoding uncharacterized protein → MDPGPGVITVAHSYLADLATNSEKADLLLEYLYSSAESDGGEVERTEYVKDQNNEVIEVLVKFSDVQCSEKVCARQHYLTDIFTDESCPDSLLVVKPYNTSGEFDKLNSDRVSLLSTQSDYADSTETGDDSRAPSIAGDDMKDVSILITEFPDDVEIAELVLHFQETCQACVKASHYDDEKKYFVLEFSQSDAERILENPRQLLDDDDSSTTITIEQLSNTIKDVLVIGEKPMTKRMFKKAFKDFGEVENSEIFTPDKLQFIVTFSSAEAAEALATEQVVAITPQHKVQVQLYVRDSPDKTSCSDKKDSRVETSCSVVASPPASLTLSRTSPQSSLTPEHQNKLKQTRQPSPNQDSVTAVSSPFFPKFGSTPSASFNTSISHPSTSNATHIEVDLLPDYEVMDMYQLLCIHFQDIFGEDRQLTTFNQSYDVTKNVFRLDFDPKEIATLMSNKQILVEDDDDSTLTLTMATTGKTVALKVVKNPGTFGLSRTSLIKCFGLDSPFSSQLTIHGPYKNRANITLDTCSVAARVVQIGEHTLDNKIVLEASFSIEELPPSVSRMDSSSSEITDSVLLVSSTAPKTILQKLVTTKTKGVLMDQVAEGEYLVEYTSSKAARDIADQKVIKYLNSKMNVSLYRPDVKMEESLRVDEEASDESDEEELTGEHIFDPKEKPTHVVIKIKVKDTPQDTYTKFIPYFKKLLGHRGQTTFAQSHDAVEEVFRFDFSHPDITKLMAAEHELKSHGEKTKFSITPGVTGKTVSISRVDSGKLSKRVVNETFGKLSSYKSDVTISSIGRSEAILEFNSYSVAARFASRGRHELIGGVQVKVSFVEESDDESSSDDNSYKG, encoded by the exons ATGGATCCTGGTCCAGGTGTAATCACTGTTGCTCACTCCTACCTTGCGGATTTAGCGACAAATAGTGAAAAGGCTGATCTGCTGTTAGAATATCTCTACTCAAGCGCAGAGAGTGATGGAGGAGAAGTTGAACGGACAGAGTATGTGAAAGATCAAAACAATGAGGTCATCGAAGTTCTGGTCAAATTTTCTGATGTCCAGT GCTCAGAAAAAGTTTGTGCTCGGCAGCACTATCTAACAGACATCTTTACTGATGAATCCTGTCCAGACAGCTTGTTGGTGGTTAAGCCGTATAATACGTCAG GTGAGTTTGACAAGTTGAATTCTGACAGAGTTAGTCTGCTGTCTACTCAGTCAGACTATGCAGACTCTACTGAAACTGGAGATGATAGTCGGGCACCTTCTATAGCTGGTGATGATATGAAGGATGTCT CCATTCTTATCACGGAGTTCCCTGACGATGTGGAAATTGCTGAGTTGGTTCTGCACTTCCAGGAAACTTGTCAGGCGTGTGTCAAGGCATCTCActatgatgatgaaaagaaatattttgtgTTAGAATTCTCTCAGAGTG ATGCTGAACGAATCCTAGAAAATCCAAGGCAGCTTTTGGATGATGATGATTCATCAACCACCATTACAATCGAGCAACTGTCTAATACAATCAAAGATGTCCTTGTGATTGGAGAGAAGCCCATGACCAAAAGAATGTTCAAGAAGGCATTTAAGGATTTTGGTGAAGTTGAGAACAGTGAAATATTCACTCCAGATAAACTGCAATTCATTGTCACATTCAGCAGTGCTGAAG CTGCAGAAGCTTTGGCAACGGAGCAAGTGGTAGCCATAACACCGCAACACAAAGTGCAAGTTCAACTGTATGTGAGAGACAGTCCTGATAAGACATCATGTTCTGACAAGAAAGACAGTAGAGTAGAGACGTCATGTTCTG TTGTAGCTTCACCCCCTGCATCATTGACCCTCTCTCGCACATCACCTCAATCCTCACTTACTCCGGAACATCAGAACAAATTGAAACAGACTCGACAGCCCTCACCTAATCAGGACAGTGTCACAGCGGTTTCTTCTCCTTTTTTCCCTAAGTTTGGGAGCACACCCTCAGCTTCATTTAATACAAGCATTTCTCATCCATCAACATCAA ATGCTACTCACATTGAAGTGGACCTCCTTCCTGATTATGAGGTAATGGACATGTACCAGCTGCTTTGTATTCACTTCCAAGATATTTTTGGGGAAGATCGGCAACTCACTACATTCAACCAATCTTATGATGTGACAAAGAATGTGTTTCGGCTTGACTTCGATCCAAAAG AGATAGCCACACTGATGAGTAATAAGCAGATCCTTGTTGAAGATGATGACGATTCAACTTTGACTTTGACAATGGCAACCACAG GCAAAACAGTAGCATTAAAAGTGGTGAAGAACCCAGGTACTTTTGGACTTAGTCGGACAAGCTTGATCAAGTGCTTTGGTTTGGACAGTCCATTTTCCTCCCAGCTTACAATTCATGGGCCATATAAAAACAGAGCTAATATTACTCTGGACACCTGCTCAG TTGCTGCTCGAGTGGTGCAGATAGGAGAGCATACTCTGGACAACAAGATAGTACTGGAGGCCTCATTCTCTATTGAAGAATTGCCTCCTAGTGTCTCGCGCATGGATTCCTCTTCTTCAGAGATAACTGACAGTG TTTTACTTGTGTCCAGTACTGCACCGAAGACTATACTTCAAAAGCTTGtcacaacaaaaacaaaaggaGTACTTATGGACCAGGTGGCAGAAGGAGAATACCTGGTTGAGTACACTAGCAGTAAAG CTGCTCGAGACATAGCAGACCAGAAGGTCATCAAATACTTGAACTCAAAAATGAATGTGAGTCTGTACAGACCTGACGTCAAGATGGAGGAGAGTCTGAGAGTAGATGAGGAGGCATCTGATGAGTCTGATGAGGAGGAGCTGACGGGAGAGCATATATTCGATCCAAAAGAAAAGCCTA CCCACGTTGTGATCAAGATAAAAGTTAAAGATACCCCCCAAGACACGTACACTAAATTCATACCCTACTTCAAAAAACTTCTTGGACACAGAGGGCAAACTACGTTCGCTCAGTCACATGATGCCGTAGAGGAGGTCTTTAGGTTTGACTTTTCTCATCCAG ATATCACGAAACTGATGGCAGCTGAGCATGAACTCAAATCACATGGAGAGAAAACTAAATTCAGTATAACCCCAGGAGTTACCG GTAAGACTGTCAGCATAAGCCGGGTTGACTCGGGCAAACTTAGTAAGAGAGTAGTGAATGAGACGTTTGGTAAGCTGAGTTCTTACAAGTCAGATGTTACCATTTCCTCCATTGGTCGCAGCGAGGCCATCCTTGAGTTTAACAGCTATTCAG TTGCTGCAAGGTTTGCGTCAAGAGGAAGGCATGAACTCATTGGTGGAGTACAAGTCAAAGTGTCATTCGTGGAGGAATCAGATGATGAAAGTTCTTCTGATGATAACAGTTATAAAGGTTAG